Genomic window (SAR116 cluster alpha proteobacterium HIMB100):
CGCCTTTCCCGGCAGCGATCATCGTGGGAAGGGCGGCCCTTGTGCAGAACATCACACTGTCAAGATTTAACGCCAATTGCTCCCGCCAGATTTGTGTGTCCGCATCAGCCGGTCCCAGACGTTCAGACTGGCCGACATTATTGATCAGAATGTCAATCCGGCCATGCCGGTCTAAAATGGTCTGCATCCAGTTATTGACGGCCTGTTCATCTGTCACATCACCAAAGGTGAAAAAAGCCTGTCCGCCCTCTGCCTGGATTGCTTTTATTGTTGTCTGAGCATCTTTGGCGTTTATATCCAGCCCTTCAATAACAGCCCCCTGACGGGCAAACAGCCTGGCAATGGCACTGCCGTTGCTGAGCTCATCTGCCGGGCTGCCAAACCCGGTGACAGCGGCAATTTTTCCGGCTAGTGAAAACGGCAATTTATCGGTCATGACAGTTTTTCTTTTTCCTTTACCAACCCGCTTTTCTTAAGTGAACTGGCTGAAGTCGATATCGTGGTCCTTATCCAGATGCTTGCCGACCGCTGGCATCGGGTATTTCAGGCCAGTTGCGCAATTAAACAGAACAGCTGTTTCAGATTTATCAACCCAGCCCTTTTGTAAGGCCAACTGATAGGCAGCCGCCGTTGCCGCACCTTCCGGACACAGCAGGACACCATCTTCACGGGCGATGTAGTCCCGGATGTCCATAATATGTTCATCTTCCACGGCTACAGCCTGTCCGCCGGATTCACGCACCGCCCGCAGAATAAGGAAATCGCCAACCGCGATAGGAACGCGGATACCTGCGGCCACTGTATGGGCATCTGTCCAGAGTGGGGCATGTTCCTCACCTTCATCATAGGCCTTGACAATAGGCGCACATCCGGTCGCTTGTACAGCGATCATGCGCGGCAGCTTACCGGTTAGCCAGCCCAGAGCCTGAAGTTCAGCAAAGGCTTTCCACATTCCAATCAGACCGGTTCCGCCGCCGGTTGGATAGAAAATCACGTCAGGCAAGCTCCAGCCCATCTGTTCTGCCAGCTCAAGCCCCATCGTTTTCTTACCTTCTATCCGATAGGGCTCTTTCAGGGTAGATACATCAAACCAGCCCACACTCTGTTTGCCTTCACCAACAATCTTACCACAATCATTAATCAGACCGTTCACCATCCAGGTATCTGCACCCTGCAGCTGGATTTCGCGAATATTGATATCAGGTGTGTCAGAGGGGCAAAGAACAGTAGCTTTCATTCCCGCCTTGCGCGCATAGGCCGCCATCGCGGCCCCGGCGTTCCCGTTTGTTGGTATAGCCAGATGATCAAGCCCGAATTCATGTGCCATAGAAACAGCCAGCGCCAGCCCGCGCGCCTTGAACGAGCCGGTTGGCAGTCGTCCTTCATCTTTGATAATCACATTCCCGGGGGTCCCGCCAAGTCGGTCTGTGCTGTAATTCAGCGGAATCAGAGGAGTAACAACCTCGCCAAGTGAAATTCTGCTATCAGGCTTGGTGACCGGCAACAAAGCCTTATACCGCCAGAAGCCTGGCTGGCTGTCATCAATCCCTTCCTCTCGGCTAAGTGTCTGTTTAATCTGCTCAAGATCATATCTGACCAGCAGAGGACGGCCAGCTTCTGATAGGCCATGCACCTGACCAGCAGGATATTTTTTGCCCGTGAGCGAACACTCAAGATGAGTGACGAAATTATTTTTGATAGTCATTTTTCCAACTTTGTAGGTGGGACACAATTGGAGCTTTTTTAGGGTGGATAGGCTTGACTGTAAATACTCGTGTTAAGACTAATTTTTGTGCAATTCACCATTTACAAGCAGATTTTACTTTTTAACTTCCGGTATTCATGTATTTTCCATGTGGGGAAAACTTATACGAAAAGCCTAGACTTAGCTTTTTTCAAGTATTTAAGCAAAAATTGGGAGTATTAGATGTCAGTCAACGACGTCATCATGGATGCGCTTCGTCAAAATGATGTAAACTTCGTAACAACTGTACCTTGTAAACAACTTGCAGGCGTCATTGAAAAGATTGATACAGCGCCGGATATCCATCACGTGCCTTCGAACCGTGAGGATGAAGGCATGGGTTTGTGTGCAGGGGCATATTTGGGGGGTAAACGCCCGGCAATTATTATGCAAAATACTGCAATCGGCGTCACCATAAACGCGCTTGCAACGCTAATACAGTTCTACCGTATGCCATTGCCGATGTTGATAAGTTACCGTGGTGAAGTGGGTGAGCCTGTAGCCTGTCAGGTGGAAATGGCTGTTCATACAAAGGCCCTGCTCAATCAGCTGAATATACCGACCTATCACTTTCACAATACTGAGGATGCCGACGAGCTGTCAGGGATTTTGTCTTATTGTTTCATGTCCAGAAAGCCTTTGGCTGTGCTGATGGATGCAACTTTCTGGAAGGGGGCCTGAGGTTATGATCAGAAGCGATGTTCTTAAAACACTTCTTCCTTTGATATCCGACCAGCTGCTGGTCACCAATATCGGTCTGCCTAGTCAGGAAATGCATCTTCTGGACGACCAGCCTAGTAATTTTTATATGCTGGGGACCATGGGGCTGGCCTCATCTATCGGCCTTGGCCTTGCGCTGGCTCAGGATAAAAAAGTGATTGCCCTTGACGGCGATGGGTCTGTGCTGATGAATTTCGGGACATTGCCCACTATTGCCAATAACCCGGCGCCGAATTTTATCCTTCTCATCATTGATAACGGCAGTTATGGGTCAACTGGCGATCAGCCAACCTATACCGCCATGAAGACATCTCTTGCTGATGTTGCGCGTGCTTGCGGGTGCGAGCATGTCGTGGAATGTCAGGCAGAACAGGCTTATGAGACTGTTGAGACGGCGTTGGCAGCAGACCATATGACCATCATCATCTGTAAATGTGAATCAGGAAATATTAAGGTTCCTGTCATTGAAATGGATCCTGTGGTCATCAAAGACAGGTTTATGAAAGTCGTTCAGTCCTAACAAGACGTCTGGATATCAAATAAAAACCCTTTCTAAAGTGAGGAAAAGCGGCCCTTTGCATCTTGCATTTTTGGGCCGCTTGGCTTATTCATGCGGGGTGTAGAACAGGGGTTGGTCTTTTCTGCCAAGGTGGGGATAAAACTATGGATTCGTATCTAGCTGAGTATCTGCCGATAGCTGTGTTCATGGCGATTGCTGTCGGTTTGTCATTAGCCTTTGTGATTGGCGCCTTTGTTGTTGGCTCGCAAAAACCTGACATTGAAAAACTAACTGCTTATGAATGCGGCTTTGATGCGTTTGATGATTCGCGCAAACCTTTTGATGTCCGGTTTTATCTGGTTGCTATTCTTTTTATCATTTTCGACCTTGAAATTGCCTTTTTGTTTCCCTGGGCCGTCGCCCTTGGTGATATTGGTCTGTTCGGGTTTTGGTCGATGATGATTTTCCTTGGCGTGCTGACCATTGGTTTTGTGTATGAATGGAAAACAGGAGCTCTGGAATGGGAATAAGTGATAAACCCCTTCTGCCTGCCGGTTCTGATGATTTATCCTTTGACAGGCCGATCCCCCCTGGCGCTGATCAAGATGCCATTTTGAATGCCGTAACAGACGAGA
Coding sequences:
- a CDS encoding NADH:ubiquinone oxidoreductase subunit 3 (chain A) (PFAM: NADH-ubiquinone/plastoquinone oxidoreductase, chain 3) encodes the protein MDSYLAEYLPIAVFMAIAVGLSLAFVIGAFVVGSQKPDIEKLTAYECGFDAFDDSRKPFDVRFYLVAILFIIFDLEIAFLFPWAVALGDIGLFGFWSMMIFLGVLTIGFVYEWKTGALEWE
- a CDS encoding thiamine pyrophosphate-dependent enzyme, probable carboxylase/decarboxylase/carboligase (PFAM: Thiamine pyrophosphate enzyme, C-terminal TPP binding domain~TIGRFAM: sulfopyruvate decarboxylase, beta subunit) translates to MIRSDVLKTLLPLISDQLLVTNIGLPSQEMHLLDDQPSNFYMLGTMGLASSIGLGLALAQDKKVIALDGDGSVLMNFGTLPTIANNPAPNFILLIIDNGSYGSTGDQPTYTAMKTSLADVARACGCEHVVECQAEQAYETVETALAADHMTIIICKCESGNIKVPVIEMDPVVIKDRFMKVVQS
- a CDS encoding threonine synthase (PFAM: Pyridoxal-phosphate dependent enzyme~TIGRFAM: threonine synthase) yields the protein MTIKNNFVTHLECSLTGKKYPAGQVHGLSEAGRPLLVRYDLEQIKQTLSREEGIDDSQPGFWRYKALLPVTKPDSRISLGEVVTPLIPLNYSTDRLGGTPGNVIIKDEGRLPTGSFKARGLALAVSMAHEFGLDHLAIPTNGNAGAAMAAYARKAGMKATVLCPSDTPDINIREIQLQGADTWMVNGLINDCGKIVGEGKQSVGWFDVSTLKEPYRIEGKKTMGLELAEQMGWSLPDVIFYPTGGGTGLIGMWKAFAELQALGWLTGKLPRMIAVQATGCAPIVKAYDEGEEHAPLWTDAHTVAAGIRVPIAVGDFLILRAVRESGGQAVAVEDEHIMDIRDYIAREDGVLLCPEGAATAAAYQLALQKGWVDKSETAVLFNCATGLKYPMPAVGKHLDKDHDIDFSQFT
- a CDS encoding putative dehydrogenase (dehydrogenase of unknown specificity, short-chain alcohol dehydrogenase like); its protein translation is MTDKLPFSLAGKIAAVTGFGSPADELSNGSAIARLFARQGAVIEGLDINAKDAQTTIKAIQAEGGQAFFTFGDVTDEQAVNNWMQTILDRHGRIDILINNVGQSERLGPADADTQIWREQLALNLDSVMFCTRAALPTMIAAGKGAIVNISSVAGIRHLGKPQIGYNTAKAALQQFTKTSAVLHAKDGIRMNCVLPGLMFTPMVRRMAQKYAGGDYEGYVAKRHAQVPIGHMGKAEDVAHAALYLASDEARYVTGTDLIVDGGITATIPE
- a CDS encoding putative thiamine-pyrophosphate-binding protein (PFAM: Thiamine pyrophosphate enzyme, N-terminal TPP binding domain~TIGRFAM: sulfopyruvate decarboxylase, alpha subunit) — its product is MSVNDVIMDALRQNDVNFVTTVPCKQLAGVIEKIDTAPDIHHVPSNREDEGMGLCAGAYLGGKRPAIIMQNTAIGVTINALATLIQFYRMPLPMLISYRGEVGEPVACQVEMAVHTKALLNQLNIPTYHFHNTEDADELSGILSYCFMSRKPLAVLMDATFWKGA